GTTTTGCGATTCAAGTCTACGATATTTAATTTTATAGAGATCGGTAATCAAACATTAGGATTATTGAAAACTTCATATCTAATATTGACAAAACAACATTATTTATTCACTTGAATGAATAAGAAACAAAAGAAAATTAATTTCAATAACTTATTTGAGCACGTTTTTAAAACCTATAAAAAGAATTCCATTTGTCTAAACTACAAGTATAAAAAGATCAATAGGGATGTTTTTTGTAACAATCCAATTCACAATTGCTTTGAAGAGTATTACAAAAAAACGCCCTACTCGTAATCTCTTCATTGGATACGTCTGCGCATTTACAAGTGTAAATCCAGCGAAACAAGCTTGAGCACGATTTCTGCAAGCGTTGTCTTCCATACATTTTTCTTGAGGAGAAAGGTAATTACAAACATTAGCCGTAAGACCAAAAATCAATAAGATGATTATATGATTTTTCTCATAATAGTTATTCAATATGTTTGTAGCTTTATTCAAACCTGATTCCAATGGCTTTTCAAAAAACCCAACTCACTTTACAATTTGAATATACAAAAAGCGTTACCTATTACAAATAATTTAATAATTTATTTATAATATGCTGCTTACGCTTATAAATCGTTTGATAAGTTTTGTTTGTGATTTAGATAACAATAAGTCATTTATTTTTGTAATTAACGTTACTTCAACGAAAGTAGTTATTAAAAAATTTAAATAGAAAATTTCTAAAAAATGAATTCTTTAATTTAATAAATATTCAATTTTTATAATATATTTTTTGAAAAATTCCATAGTGAAAATTCGTAAAATTGCCTCAATTGTCCATTCAATCCAATACAAACAGATCAAGAATTAATTTTTCAACAACTCTAATGATTTCTTTCTACCAACAACAATAACACAATCGTCGAAAACTTTTCTCCTCTAAATAGAAACTCGTCTCAAAATTCACGCTACTTATTATGAGAAATCAATAGATTCAAATCTACTTTAAGGAATCTTTATAAAATGAATTTTTAATTAGATGATAATTACAAAACAAGATTTTCTTGTAAAAATTTGATTTTACTACAAAGGCATATCAAAATGATACTCTAAGTTAATTTAGAACACTAGATCTCTTCTAAAAAGACTCACTCAATTTGTAAAAATTTCTACGCATTTGTTTGTATAGAAGATAAATCAAATTGAAGATGTATGAACTCCTACAAAAATTTAGAGCTAAAAAAGTTTTTTAAAAACAGTATGAGACTAAATCTGTGGGAACTCACCTGAATTATATTTTTTACTAAAAAACTTACCCCAAAAAGCCGTCCAAAGATACGCAGCTAAACCCATCCAATAGCTTTTTGAGATTTGACAACATACTCCGAGTCGGAAATTTTCTTTAAAAATCAATTTGTCCCCGTATGGAACTGGTAAAAATTGGTACATGGAAAACTTTATGTCCCAAGATAAAAAAACTCCTCTCTACGAAACTCACCGCAATTTGGGCGCTAAAATGATTCCGTTTGGTGGTTGGGATATGCCAGTCCAATATTCAGGGATCATTGCAGAACATAACGCAACCAGAGAAGCTGCCGGACTTTTTGACGTTTCTCACATGGGCGAAATTTTTATTACTGGAGATCCTAAATCGATCCTTTCTTTTTTAGAATCGATCACCTGCAATTCAGTCGCCTCTCTTTCTGATTCTCAAGTTCAGTATAACGCAATCTTAAATCAAAACGGCGGACTTGTTGACGACGTAACGATCTATAAATTCTCTTCTGAAAAATACATGATTTGTTCTAACGCTTCTAACTATGAAGCAGTTACAGAACACCTACTCAAACATCTTCCAACATCGGGAGTAAAAGTAGATAATCAAAGTTTACAATGGCATCAAATTGCTTTGCAAGGTCCGAAAGCGAACGAAATCTTTTCTCAATTTTTGAGAAGGGATTTGGATTCGATTCAATATTATCGTTTTATGTTATTTCCTTATCAAGGAGAAGAAATCATCATTTCTAGAACCGGTTATACGGGAGAAGACGGTTTTGAAATTTATTCTTCCGTTCCTGTCGGTTTAAAACTTTGGAATGAACTTTTGGAATTCGGAAAACCTTTTGGATTACTTCCTTGTGGACTTGGCGCCAGAGATACCCTACGAATCGAAGCGAAATATCCTCTTTACGGTCACGAACTAAACGATCAATGGACTCCGATTGAATCCGGAATCGGTTGGATCGTTAAAGAAAAAGAAAAACCCTATTTCTCTTCCGAGAAAATTCTTTCTCAAAAGAAAAACGGAGTTCCCTCTAAAATCGTTTCATTCGCATTAACGGAAGCAGGTGTTCCAAGAGAAAATTTTCGAGTTCTAGATTCTAAAGGAAACGAAATCGGTAAAACTACTTCGGGAACTTTTTCCCCTTCCTTAAAAAAAGGAATTGGTTTGGCCTTGATCCAGTCTGAAAAAATCAAAGACGGAGAACCGATTCAGATCGAAATTCGTGAACAACCAAAACAAGCTATTATAACAATGAAACCTTTTATTCCAGGTAGTATTAGAAAAAATTAAATTAGGAAAAACAAATTATGGCAGAAACACAAGCTCCCGCAGGTTATTTTTTCTCCGAAAAACACGAATGGGTGAAAGTAGAAGGAGACACGGCCCTTATTGGCATTTCTGATTTTGCCCAATCCGCGTTAGGTGATATTGTGTTTGTGGATCTTCCAAAAGCTGGAAAGAACATAAAACAATTTGAAACTTTTGGCACGATCGAATCGGTAAAAGCAGCAGAAGATTTATACGCCCCTATCGGCGGAGAAGTGATCGAATTCAATTCAGCTCTTTCTAAAAATCCGGGAGACGTCAACTCTAAACCGTTCGATTCCTGGATGATTAAGGTTAAAGGTTTTTCCACTTCCGAACTGGAAAAACTTTTAACTCCGGAAAAATACAAAACCTTCGTAGCCGGATTAGAATAACAAAAAAGTCTAATATAAAGAATTTAGAAGTAGGCAAACATGAACTCGACTCTACAAAACCAGACCAAAACCATTCTTGAAAAGGTGGGAACAGATCCTTTGGATTCTTTCCCAAGAAGACATATCGGACCAGACTTACAACAGACCACCGAAATGCTAAAGGAATTAGGACTTTCTTCCGTAGAAGAGTTGATCGATAAAGCCGTTCCCACCGGTATTCGACTGAAAAAATCTTTGGATCTGCCAAAAGCGTCCACTGAACATAAAATTCTTCAGGACTTAAAAAAGATCGCTTCTCAAAACCAGGTTTTTCGTTCTTATATAGGTGCGGGTTATCATTCCTGCATCATTCCAGGTGTAATTCAAAGGAACATTTTGGAAAATCCCGGTTGGTATACGGCTTACACTCCTTATCAAGCCGAAATTTCCCAAGGTCGTTTAGAAGCTTTATTGAATTTTCAAACGATGATCATTGATCTGACTGGCCTTGAAATTTCAAACGCTTCTCTTTTGGACGAAGGAACCGCAGCAGCGGAAGCGATGTTTCTTGCCTACTCCGTTCGTAAAAATGAAACCGCTAAAAAATTCTTCGTGTCGGAACTTTGTCATCCGCAAACCATAGACGTTGTTGTTACAAGAGCCAATCCTCTGGGAATTGAAGTTCAAATTGGAAACCATGAATCTATTGAACTCAACGAAGATTTTTTCGGAGTTCTGATTCAATACCCCGCTACAAACGGAAAAGTAATCGATTATACTTCTTTTATTCAAAAAGCGCATAACGTAGGTGCATTGTCTACGATCGCTGCGGATCTTTTAGCACTTACACTTCTTAAATCTCCGGGGGAAATGGGAGCCGACATTGCTGTAGGTTCTTCTCAAAGGTTCGGGCTTCCTCTTGGATTTGGAGGTCCACACGCTGGCTACTTTGCCACTAAAGACGAATTCAAACGTAGTATGCCGGGAAGACTGATCGGAGTTTCTAAAGATTCTCAAGGAAATCCGGGACTTAGACTTTCTCTTCAAACTAGAGAACAACATATTCGAAGAGATAAAGCGACTAGTAATATTTGTACGGCTCAGGTTTTACTTGCCGTCATTTCTTCTATGTATGCAATCTATCACGGACCGGAAGGACTTAAAAACATCGCCACTCGGATTTATAAATTCACTTCCATTTTTGCGAATGTGTTGAAGAACGCCGGTTTTTCGATTACGAACGATTCTTTTTTTGACACGATTACAATTCAAACTGGAACCAAAACTCAGGAAATTTTAAACAGAGCCCGTTCTAAAAAAATCAATTTTAGAGAATACAAAGATGGAAAAATCGGAATTACATTAGACGAAACAGTAAACTCCGAAGATCTAAAAGATTTATTAGAAATTTTTGAAGTTAAGAATATCGACATAGAAAAACTTTTCGCGGACGCTCAAAACATTCCAGAATCTTTAAATAGAAAAACCTCTTATCTTACACATCCAGTATTTCAATCCTATCACACCGAAACGAAAATGCTTCGTTATATTCGTAAATTAGAATCTAGGGATCTTTCACTTACCACTTCGATGATTCCTCTCGGTTCTTGTACAATGAAACTCAACGCGACCACGGAAATGTATCCTGTCACTTGGCCGGAATTCGGTGCGATTCATCCATTTGCTCCCGCAGATCAAACGAAAGGTTATAAAATCATTTTTGATGAATTGGAAAAATGGCTCTGCGAAATCACCGGATTTGCAGGAGTTTCCTTACAACCAAACGCCGGTTCTCAAGGAGAATACGCCGGGCTTTTAGCAATTCGTAGATTCCATGAAAGTAGAAACGAATCTTATAGAAATGTTTGTCTGATTCCCATCTCCGCCCACGGAACCAATCCCGCAAGCGCCGCAATGGCTGGCTTTCAAGTTGTGGTAGTTTCTTGCGATTCAAATGGGAACATAGATTTAGAAGATTTAAAATCAAAAGCTGAAGAACACAAAAAGGATCTGGCGGCTTTGATGATTACGTATCCTTCCACTCACGGAGTATTTGAAGAATCTGTTAAAGAGATTTGTCAGATTGTTCATTCCTGCGGCGGCCAGGTTTATATGGACGGAGCCAATATGAACGCTCAAGTCGGTTTAACAAGTCCGGGTGAAATCGGTGCAGACGTCTGTCATCTCAATCTACATAAGACTTTTTGCATACCTCACGGAGGTGGTGGACCAGGAGTTGGTCCGATCGGAGTCGCCAAACATTTAGTTCCATTTTTACCTGGACACGTATTAGTAGATAATAAAACAGGAAATGAACACGGCGCCGTGTCTGCAGCTCCTTGGGGAAGTGCGAGTATCGTTTTGATTTCTTGGATTTACATTGCACTCATGGGATCGGAAGGTCTTACAAACGCTACACGTAATTCTATTTTAAACGCGAATTATATCGCTAAACGTTTAGAAAAAGTGTATCCTGTTCTTTATAAAGGAAAGAACGGTTTTGTTGCTCACGAATGTATTTTGGATCTAAGACCTTTTAAAAAGTCCGCAGGAATTGAAGTGGAAGACGTCGCCAAAAGATTAATCGACTACGGTTTTCATGCGCCTACGATGTCTTTTCCTGTTCCAGGAACTTTGATGATTGAGCCGACCGAATCCGAATCTTTAGAAGAATTAGATCGTTTTTGTGAAGCAATGCTTTTGATTTTTCAAGAAATTTTGGACGTTCAAAACGGAACATTAGATAAAACTGATAATCCTTTAAAAAATTCTCCTCATACCGCTGCTATGGTGACTTCGGATCGTTGGGATCATTTATATCCGAGAGAACGCGCTTCCTATCCCGCTTCTTGGCTAAAAGATCATAAGTTTTGGCCTTATGTAGGAAGAGTGGATAACGTATACGGAGATCGGAATTTAGTTTGTTCTTGTCTTCCAATCGAAAGTTATCAGTGATTCTTGATCCGGATCCAACATGGCTTTTAAAGACCAAATAATTTACTTTGCCGGATCAGCTTATGATTCAAAAAATCGCCAATCTTTTCCTGACGTTCCAACGGATTTGATTGTATATTTAAAAACTTGCAAAAATAATAATATTATTTGGAGCCTAGGCGATACCCATAACGCTCCGGATATTGTTTTGTTAAGAAAAATTGAACAATTAAAGTGGATCAACCTTCTTGTTTCCCCTTTCAGTGACGAAATGGACATTGCAGAAATCGTTCATAAAATAGATCCAAACGAAGAAAAAGAAGGATATTATGAATTGCTTGCATTAGATATCCTTTTAGCATCAACAAGCTATGAGCCCATTGGTTTGGTTACCCGACTTGAATACTTATGGTTCTTGGGACATGAGCCATTATGAATTGACGGTTTTTCCAGGACATACCTGGAACGATATAACTGCCTCTCCTAAACAATTTTTAGAATCACAATGGTTAAGCGAGCGCGAACGTCCCCAAGAAATCAATACGGGAAACGTATTTCTTTATTTCGATCTTTGGGAAAAATGTATGTTTAAGAATTCGGATTAAAATGATTTATTACATTGAAAATCTGCTAAGTGATGAAATTCGAATCATAAGAAACAAGATTTACCGACCATACTCAAGTTGTTTCCTCGTTGCGTCTTTTCTCCTATAACGCTAATTTTATGACAGTTTCAAGTATTTTTTGTTTCTGTAATTTCCCTAATCTTATTGTTACTCTTCCTGATTTCATGGGTTATACTTTTCGTAAAAACAGAGCTGGAAATAAAAGAAGGTAAGCAGCTCGTAATCAAAGGAACGATTCAAAAGTAATTTATTCTAAAGTTTTTGGCGCGGTTCTTAGTCATTAAAACGGCTTTTTGAAATCGAAAATAAAAAATTCTCTATCTTATTTAGATAATCCGTTTTCACATCTCCAAATATAAAATCACAAAGTTTATGCCAATTGAGAAACAATTGATGACGTATACCACGCACATGAATTTCAGGATCTACACCTGCGAAGTTCCATTGTCCGGCTTTTGTTGTAATTCCGTCGCTCATCAGTAAAAATAAAATCAAAAGAGGTATAACGCTGAAAACGACTCGATAACGGATTTTAAAGTACAAAAGTGTAGAAATATAAAATATTAAGAATGTGTAAAAAACGAAAAAGAAAAGAAATAAGTTTCTATGATCGTTAGAAGTGATACTTGTATCATTAAAAATCATAATCGGCCCCAACAACAAAAAGATATACCATTTCATTTTTTTTTACAACGGATTGAAGAGTGGTTATAAAGTTTACTTCCGAAGTTTCAGAAATAGAAACAGTTGCATAGATAGGAGCTGCAAAAGAAAAAAACAGATAGTTCGCCATCCATCCGGCAAACAGACAAGATCCTCCCCAATCCGTTCCTCCTTGCAAAATGATTGGAATTGAAGCTGTGGCAATTTCCCAAGGTTCATATCTACCACCCGTACTACGAGCAATTAAGATTCCCCAAGATAAAATTAAAATTGGATGAAAGATTATAGAAAAAAATTTCATATTTTGATAAATGCAATTGTAAAGGTAAAATTTTTGTATCTATCTTACTATCCTTATAAAATTGAATGTCTTAATTTTCTATAACAAAAACCTGTTTCAGCATAAAACAATGGGATTTTATAATATAGCTCCGAATGAACTATCTATCAATGTCCATGTAAATCAAGTATTAGAAATAATAACTTTTTTATTTTGGAATAAATATTCCAATATCTGTTTCACCCAAAATAATTTTTCTTTTCTGTAGAAAGATTTTACTTCTACGTTGTTATACTTCTTATGAAATCTCTGATTAAAATTCATCTAACGCTCATCTTTTTTTTACTGATCTTACAATGCAAAAATTCAGACAAAGAAAACTCCTTACTTTTAGCCGGAGTTGGCTTGATCATTGCACAAGAACTTGAGGCTCAAAGTTTAATGTCCGGTCCTGTATTGATCGATCAAGAAACAGAACTTACAAACTATAAATTTAAACTTTATAATTCGAATCAAAAACTAACCTTAGAAGCTTACTTTTCAAAACCTGCCGGAATGGGTCCGTTCCCTTTAATCGTGATGATGCACGGATGTGCGGGAGCCCATTCCAATAGTGACTCATCAAAACCACCCTCTTCTCTTTATACGGAATGGGCTGGTCGAGGTAAAAATTTAGGGTACGCTACACTTTTGATCGATAGTTTTACACCTAGAAACGCTCCTCAAAATCAATGCAGCAACGGAGCCGGTGTTGGAACCTCCGAAGTTACCGATAGGCCAACAGACGCTTATGCCGCGCTTGCTTACGTCAAAAGATCCAAGATTGTTAACAACGATCGAATCGTTTTACTAGGATGGTCTCACGGAGGAAGTAGTGTATTAGCAACAGTGGATACAAATTCCACCTTACAATTTCGTTCTGAAAATCAAAGACCTTTTAAAGCGGTAATTTCTTTTTACCCTGGTTGTGGCCTGAATAATGCCTTTGGAGGAATCTCGAATAGTCAGTATCTACCCTACACTCATATTAAAATTTTAGCGGCTGGGGCAGATCCACTTTATACGGGAGGTTATTGTAATACAAGAGTTTCAAGGGCACAAACGTTAGGCGCAAGCTCTACGACTAACAATTCGATTGCGATGACAGTGTATCCAAACACTCATCATAGTTTTGACGAAGCAAAAGCGGTTTCGTCTAAATTCGATACAAACGACGTAGCCGCAAAACCAAATGCGGATCAAGAGACGGTGAATTTTTTCCAACTGTATAATCCGATACAATAAGAACACTTGTCACACACGAGGAAACGGGAACCTACGCGATGCTTTGACTTCTTGAAAAAAGTCTAAAACATCTGGATCTTTATATGCGATATTTGGATCTGGATCACACAGTTTCCCAGTTGGACGTTTTATTCAGAATCGTGAAGTTGTATTCTTCTACGGAGTTGGAACCGCTCCAAAAATTTTCAGAGGAGAATTACGTGCAGCAATTTACAACTGGTTTGAAAACGACAGGGCTAGGAAGAGTGAATAAAGAATTGAATTCTTATATACAATTTTGATTCTATTGATTATGGAAATAAAAGATTATAGTGACGAGGTTCGTTTGCATCGTTCCAGACTCGTTCGCTTTCTACTTTTTATAGCTGGTTCGATTTCCTTGGCTTTGGGGATCATCGGAATTTTTACTCCGATTTTACCTACAACTCCATTTCTACTTTTATCTGCGGCTTGTTATGCAAGAGCGTCTCATCGATTTTACAATTGGCTAATGAATAATCGATACTTCGGTTCTTATATCCGAGATTGGAGAATCCATAAAATGATTCCTCTAAGAGCAAAGATACTCGCAATTTCCATGATATTCTTAACGATCGGAACTACGGTGTTCTTTTTTATTCCTATTTTAGCTGTGAAAATTCTAGTTTCTTTAATCGGAATCTTTGTAGTCATCTATCTAATTCGGATTCCAACAAAACGGGAGAATTGAATTCATAGATGTAATTTTCCGATAGAGTATATAACATATTTATAAAAATCTAAACTTCCTCAAAATTTCAGTTTAGATCAATAGAATGTTTATTTTACTCAGAACTATAAAATAGAGTGTAATTATATTTTGTGATACTATTTATTCAACGTAAGAAAATATGCGCGAATTCGCACTGCCACAGACGGACCGGGCTCTGGTCAATAAATTACATATAAGAAACATTATATAAAAATTATCTTTAGTTTTAATATAAAACGCTTTCGTAAAAAACATTTTGCTGAGTTTCCAGAACGACCCAGGAAGCTCAGCGAATGCCTCTGGCATTCAGGGAGCAATGCATTGAGTTTGAGGAAAGCGTTTTACTTGAGTCTCCTCGCATCGATCCCTTTCGTTTTATTTATCAGTTCCTTAAATCTTCCATAAATTTTTTAAAGAAAACCACCTGATCGTAGGAATCAAATCTTTCTATAAATATATCATTATTTTCTAAATCTTTTGCCCAAAGCTCATTTCCAAAGAACGTTGGATTTTCTATTATAAAATAGTTTTTAAAATTCGCCAGTTCCAATTTTTTAATTCGTCTCCAGCGGATGGGGGAATTAAAAATTATACACGAAATTCGATTAAGTCTAATTATAGTTTTATTAAACAAAATCAGAACGACGGCTATAATTCCAAATATAAAAAATAGAATCGAAATCATTTCAATAATCGTAGGATTCCTATTTTGAAATAAAAATAAATTTTCATATTCTCTATAAAAAAATATATAACCAATCGATACAAATATAGGCATAGATAATACAATTAACATTAGATACGACATCCAGCGAACAGTGAATATATGAAACTGTTCATCATAAGTACGTTCAGTTTTACTCGGAAGAGTTCCAATTTGATCTTTAAAATTTGTCTCAATTTTCTGCTGAATTAGCTTGGATTCTTTTTCTAATAGACCTTTATCAATTATTCCTAAATATAAGAATCGAAGAGAAACATAAATCAGTAATATTACAATTACTAAATCAATAATTTCGAAATACAAGTACCAATCCATTCCTCCATCAAAACCTGGGAATAAACAAAACAATTTAGGATTTTTTGGATTATAAAAAACCGTTATCTCGGATCCGATCGGATATTGTTTGACAAAGTTTTCACTTGCATCTAAAGAAGATAGATTCGTTCGATAGAGATACGTATACGATCCGATTTGTTCAACTCCATCGGGAGAAGTATATGAGTATTTCAGATGTAGATAAAATTCAGTTGGTCTTTTAGATGTAATATCTCCGGTCCAGCGGATTTCGTTTTCTAAAATTTTACCTTTTGTATTAAGATAGTTTTCAGTTTCTTGAATAGAAATGGTTATTTCATAAACTCCGATTGAATAATAAATTGAAAAGATAAATAAAATAATCGATATAGCAAAATCCTGCGCTCTTCTTTTT
The nucleotide sequence above comes from Leptospira kirschneri serovar Cynopteri str. 3522 CT. Encoded proteins:
- the gcvP gene encoding aminomethyl-transferring glycine dehydrogenase, translating into MNSTLQNQTKTILEKVGTDPLDSFPRRHIGPDLQQTTEMLKELGLSSVEELIDKAVPTGIRLKKSLDLPKASTEHKILQDLKKIASQNQVFRSYIGAGYHSCIIPGVIQRNILENPGWYTAYTPYQAEISQGRLEALLNFQTMIIDLTGLEISNASLLDEGTAAAEAMFLAYSVRKNETAKKFFVSELCHPQTIDVVVTRANPLGIEVQIGNHESIELNEDFFGVLIQYPATNGKVIDYTSFIQKAHNVGALSTIAADLLALTLLKSPGEMGADIAVGSSQRFGLPLGFGGPHAGYFATKDEFKRSMPGRLIGVSKDSQGNPGLRLSLQTREQHIRRDKATSNICTAQVLLAVISSMYAIYHGPEGLKNIATRIYKFTSIFANVLKNAGFSITNDSFFDTITIQTGTKTQEILNRARSKKINFREYKDGKIGITLDETVNSEDLKDLLEIFEVKNIDIEKLFADAQNIPESLNRKTSYLTHPVFQSYHTETKMLRYIRKLESRDLSLTTSMIPLGSCTMKLNATTEMYPVTWPEFGAIHPFAPADQTKGYKIIFDELEKWLCEITGFAGVSLQPNAGSQGEYAGLLAIRRFHESRNESYRNVCLIPISAHGTNPASAAMAGFQVVVVSCDSNGNIDLEDLKSKAEEHKKDLAALMITYPSTHGVFEESVKEICQIVHSCGGQVYMDGANMNAQVGLTSPGEIGADVCHLNLHKTFCIPHGGGGPGVGPIGVAKHLVPFLPGHVLVDNKTGNEHGAVSAAPWGSASIVLISWIYIALMGSEGLTNATRNSILNANYIAKRLEKVYPVLYKGKNGFVAHECILDLRPFKKSAGIEVEDVAKRLIDYGFHAPTMSFPVPGTLMIEPTESESLEELDRFCEAMLLIFQEILDVQNGTLDKTDNPLKNSPHTAAMVTSDRWDHLYPRERASYPASWLKDHKFWPYVGRVDNVYGDRNLVCSCLPIESYQ
- a CDS encoding dienelactone hydrolase family protein, translated to MKSLIKIHLTLIFFLLILQCKNSDKENSLLLAGVGLIIAQELEAQSLMSGPVLIDQETELTNYKFKLYNSNQKLTLEAYFSKPAGMGPFPLIVMMHGCAGAHSNSDSSKPPSSLYTEWAGRGKNLGYATLLIDSFTPRNAPQNQCSNGAGVGTSEVTDRPTDAYAALAYVKRSKIVNNDRIVLLGWSHGGSSVLATVDTNSTLQFRSENQRPFKAVISFYPGCGLNNAFGGISNSQYLPYTHIKILAAGADPLYTGGYCNTRVSRAQTLGASSTTNNSIAMTVYPNTHHSFDEAKAVSSKFDTNDVAAKPNADQETVNFFQLYNPIQ
- a CDS encoding YbaN family protein, which gives rise to MEIKDYSDEVRLHRSRLVRFLLFIAGSISLALGIIGIFTPILPTTPFLLLSAACYARASHRFYNWLMNNRYFGSYIRDWRIHKMIPLRAKILAISMIFLTIGTTVFFFIPILAVKILVSLIGIFVVIYLIRIPTKREN
- the gcvT gene encoding glycine cleavage system aminomethyltransferase GcvT produces the protein MSQDKKTPLYETHRNLGAKMIPFGGWDMPVQYSGIIAEHNATREAAGLFDVSHMGEIFITGDPKSILSFLESITCNSVASLSDSQVQYNAILNQNGGLVDDVTIYKFSSEKYMICSNASNYEAVTEHLLKHLPTSGVKVDNQSLQWHQIALQGPKANEIFSQFLRRDLDSIQYYRFMLFPYQGEEIIISRTGYTGEDGFEIYSSVPVGLKLWNELLEFGKPFGLLPCGLGARDTLRIEAKYPLYGHELNDQWTPIESGIGWIVKEKEKPYFSSEKILSQKKNGVPSKIVSFALTEAGVPRENFRVLDSKGNEIGKTTSGTFSPSLKKGIGLALIQSEKIKDGEPIQIEIREQPKQAIITMKPFIPGSIRKN
- the gcvH gene encoding glycine cleavage system protein GcvH; its protein translation is MAETQAPAGYFFSEKHEWVKVEGDTALIGISDFAQSALGDIVFVDLPKAGKNIKQFETFGTIESVKAAEDLYAPIGGEVIEFNSALSKNPGDVNSKPFDSWMIKVKGFSTSELEKLLTPEKYKTFVAGLE
- a CDS encoding DUF3592 domain-containing protein, which produces MQKLDHKPKISIPAIFVVICFFALVWYLPAHERFGFFNIPFWFVYLIALIGFISILSDLFSFFMKKRRAQDFAISIILFIFSIYYSIGVYEITISIQETENYLNTKGKILENEIRWTGDITSKRPTEFYLHLKYSYTSPDGVEQIGSYTYLYRTNLSSLDASENFVKQYPIGSEITVFYNPKNPKLFCLFPGFDGGMDWYLYFEIIDLVIVILLIYVSLRFLYLGIIDKGLLEKESKLIQQKIETNFKDQIGTLPSKTERTYDEQFHIFTVRWMSYLMLIVLSMPIFVSIGYIFFYREYENLFLFQNRNPTIIEMISILFFIFGIIAVVLILFNKTIIRLNRISCIIFNSPIRWRRIKKLELANFKNYFIIENPTFFGNELWAKDLENNDIFIERFDSYDQVVFFKKFMEDLRN